In Dehalogenimonas sp. THU2, the sequence CACCAATGTACCGGTCAAACCGACGTTTGACTGGGCTGACGTCCCCGGTGCCGTCTCCTACGAAGTCTGGGTTGACACCAAGGCTGACTTCAGCACCGCCGTCAAGGCCACCACCCCGATCTCGGCTTACGCCTGGACCGGCGCTAACCTGGCCAACAACACCTCCTACTACTGGCAGGTACGCGCGGTAACTGGTTCCGGTACATCCGGATGGGTAACAAGCGTGTTCACTACTGAACTGGCTGCGCCTCCTGTGGTCACCGTGACCCAGCCAGCCCCCACTCAGACGAACATCACCCTGACCGTTCCCGCGACTGAGACCCCCAGCTACATCTGGATCATCGTCGGCATCGGCGCACTGCTGACCGTCCTGGTGATCGTGCTCATCGTCCGCACCCGCCGCGTAGTCTAACTCGTTAGACTAAACAGCAACGGATAACCAGAAGGCCCCCCGGGCAACCGGGGGGCCTTCTCTATTTTCCCCCCCACGTCATTGCGAGGCCTGTCCTGTGCTTGTCGAAGGGCTCCCGGCGAAGCGGTCTTGGTTTCTGGTTTTGACAATTAAGCCTTGGATAATGGATATTGTTCTAAGACGTTAGATATGAGGGATTGGATAATTCATGTCAACCGGTTACGTCCATCATCCCGCTTTCCTCACCCACGACGCCGGCCCTTCCCACCCGGAATCCCCGGATCGCCTGCGCGCGATAATGGGGCGCCTTGGAAGCGGCGGCATAGCTGACCGCCTGACATCCGTCGAGGCACGCCCCGCCACTCGTCTGGAACTTCTGGCCGTCCACGACGATACCTACCTGGAAGAATTGGAGAAAATGGCTGGTCAGGGCGGCGGATGGCTGGACGCGGATACGCACGTCTCGCCGGGGTCCTGGAAGGCAGCGTTATATGCTGCGGGAGGCTCTGTGGCGGCTGTAGAGGCGGTCATGGAGGGCAGGGTGTCTCATTGCATGGTATTGGCCCGCCCGCCCGGCCATCATGCCTTCAGAAATCGAGGCTCGGGTTTCTGTCTGTTGAACAACGTCGCCATCGCCGCCACCGCAGCGCGGCGAAAATACGGCCTCAACCGCGTCGCTATCATCGACTTTGACGTCCACCACGGCAACGGCACACAGGCCATCTTTGAAGGCGACCACGGCGCGTACTACGTTTCGACCCACCAGTACCCGCATTACCCGGGGACAGGGGGATTGGGGGGAGTTGATAGTTACCAGTTTCCACTTTCTAATCAATCGGAACGATCAACTATGAACTATAAACTATCAACCCCGCTAAACATCCCCCTGCCGTCCGCCTGCGGCGATAAGGAATATCTGCGAGTCTTCGACGAGATCATCCTGCCCGCCGTCCGCCGCTTCAATCCGGGCCTGATCCTCGTCTCCGCCGGCTACGACGGCCACTGGGCGGACCCTCTGGCGGGCATGAACCTGCCCGTCTCCGGCTTCGCTGCGATGGTCGGGAGGATCAAAAACCTGGCGGAAGACCTCTGTGGTGGCCGCCTGGTCTTATGCCTGGAAGGCGGCTACCACCTGGAAGCCCTGGCCGCGTCCGTCGCCGCCACCTTCCAAATCCTCCTCGGCGATTCCCAAATCGACGACCCACTCGACCCGCCCCCGGACAGGTTGAAGGCATCACCCGACATATCGACTCTCATCGCGGATCTGAAGAATATCCACTACCTCTAACTTCCAACCTCCCTCTCCCTTGATGGGAGAGGGAATGAGGGTGAGGGTGAAGGGGCGGAGGGTGCGTTTGGAGATTTAGGTTTGGAATTTGGAATCTATTTTGGATTTAGAAATTAGATATTAGGATTTCACCCGTCGCGTCTTTCCCCACACTCCATCTCGCACTCATCGCACTCCTCATCACAGGGCTCCACGTGCAGCGTGATCTCCAGCCGCGGCAGGCGCTCCCTGAGGTCAGCCTCCAGGTGGTCGCACATCCGGTGGGCTTCTTCGACGGAGGCGGCGCGCGGCATCACCAGGTGCAGTTCGGCGAAGCGCTGGGCGCCGGCCTTGCGGGTGCGCAGGCTGTGGAACCCGGTCAGTTGCGCCCGGTGCTCTCGCAGCACGTCGGCGATGAGCTTTTCCTCACCGTCGGGCAGTCCCGTATCGACGATGCCGCCGAAGGACTTTTTGAGGATGTCGTAGGCCGCCTTGATGATGATCAGGGCTACCGCCATGGCGATGATTGGGTCCAGGACGGTCAGGCCGGTGAATTGTACCAGCGCCAGGCCGGTTAGAACCCCCGCGGAGGTCATAACGTCAGTCCGCAGGTGCTGGGCGTCGGCCTCCAGGGCGACAGAATCGGTGGCTTTGGCGATCTTGAAGAGGTGGCGGCTGACCAGCGTGTTGGCGATGACGGAAACCAGCATCACGGCGATGCCCCAGCCCAGCAGTTCGACCTCGGCGCCGTGGAGAATCCGCTTGACCGCCTCGTAGATGATCCAGATCGCGGCCACAAAGATCAGCACGGCCTCGACAGTGCCGGAGACGTTCTCCCACTTGCCGTGACCGAAAGGGTGCTCCCGGTCGGCGGGTTTGTCGGCGGCACGTACACCGAAGAAGGCAATGATGGCGGCCACCAGGTCCAGCGCGGAGTGGATGGCCTCTGCCAGCACGCTGACCGCGCCGGTCAAGAGCCCCACCGTCACCTTGAGGACGATGAGCAGGGTGTTGGAAGCTACCGAAAGTGACGCGGCGCGGGTTTTAGTGTTTACCATCAGCGATAATTCCTAAGCCTAAGCGCAAAATCTTGGATAAAAACACCCGGACCAGTTTTGATATTTGGACTTTGGAATTTGGATATCAGGAATCGGTGATTAAGATTTGGCCCCGATGCGTTTCTTGTCGAAATTGTCCCAGATAACCAGTATCGCCGGCGCGACAAAGACCGAATCATAGGTGCCCACTATGATGCCGATGAGCATGACCACCGCCAGGTTCTGGATGGTGGCGCCCACGAAGAGCATCAGCGCCAGCACCACGATGATGGTGGTCAGGGAGGTATTGATGGAACGGATCAGCGTTTCGGCCACGCTGCGGTTGACCACGCCCTCGAAGGTCGGGGCCACGCCGCGCAGGGCGTTCTCCCGGATCCGGTCGAAGACGACCACCGTGTTGTTGACGCTGTAACCGATGACCGCCAGGATGCCGATGATGAAGACCAGGTTGATCTCCCAGCCGAAGGCGGCGGCCAGCACGGCGTAGATGCCCAGTACGGCCACGACATCATGCAGCACCGCCACCACGGCGCCGGTGCCGTAGTGCAGCGGTTTGGGCATGCGACGGAAGGCGTAAGTCAGGTACAGCAGGATGCCCACGGAAGCCAGTCCCACGGCGATCAGGGCGATCCGGGAGGTCTGGCTGGCGATGATGGGATCCACGGATTCGAAGCTGCGTTCGGTCAGAGCGCCGAAAGCTGTTTCCAGCCCGTCCTCGAGGGTGTTTTTCTGAGCGTCGGTGATGGAAGGCAGGCGGATGATGAAATCCTCGCTGCCGGTCTCCTGGATGATGGCGGTGCCGTAACCCAGGTCTGAAAGCTCACTTCTGAGGTCGGAAAGCTCAGGGGCCGAGTCGAAAGCGACAGTCAGCAGCGAACCACTGGAAAAGTCGATACCGGATTTCAGTCCGAAGGCGCCCAGGAAAATGAGCGAGAGGACGATCAGCGCCCCGGAAAGACTGAGAAAAAGTTTACGTTTACCGATGATATTAGGCATTCTGGTCCCCTGTTTCGGTGGTGAATAGTTTGAGATTTTTAGCAGCTTTGGAGCCGATGAGCGCCCGGAGGAAGGTGCGGGTGATGAACATGGCGGTAAACATACTGGCCAGGACGCCGACACCCAGCGTCAGGGCGAAGCCCTGTACCGGGGCTCCGGCGGCTACGCTGCCGCCGACCCAGACAAGGATGGCGCAAACGATGAGGGTGGTGACGTTGGCGTCCCAGATAGCACTCCAGGCGCGGGAGAAACCGGCCTCGATGGCGGCGCCCACGGTGCGGCGGGCCCGGAGTTCCTCTTTCATCCGCTCGAAGATAAGCACGTTGGCGTCCACCGCCATGCCGATGGACAGGATGAAGCCGCCGATGCCGGCCAGCGTCAGCGTCACCGGCACCAGTTTATAGATGGCCAGTACCAGCACGACATACACCAGGAGGGCCACGCTGGCCATCAGGCCGGGCAGGCGGTAGAAGACGGTCATGAAGATCATCACCAGGATGATGCCGATAATGCCGGCCAGCAGGCTGAGATCCACGAAATCGGCGCCCAATATCGGGGAGACGGTATTCTCATAGATGACTTCCAGCGGCACCGGCAGGCGTCCGGCATTGAGCTGACGCGACAGGAGCTGGGCTTCGTTGGTGGACAGCCCGGTGATAACGCCGGAATCCGTGATGACGGTGTTGACGGTGGGGGCGATGGGGAGACCGTCGTCGCCGATGAGCGCCGTGTCGCCTTCGAAGATGCCTAGCCTGTCACCTACCAGGCGAGTGGTGACTGCCTCGGAAATGGCGGAGCCTTCACCGTTCCACTCGAAGTTGAGTTCGATGCCGCCGAACTGCCCGGTGGTGACGAAGGTGTTTTCGTTGAAATAGCTGGAATTGAGTTCCTTGACTACGCCGTCGATCTCGGCGGTGGCCGGTTTCCAGCGGCCCAGTTCGTTCACCCAGGTGGCCTCTTCATCAGCCCCGGCGATCTCACCGAAGACCAGCAGGGCGGTGGAGCCGATGCGCTGTTTCTGGGCATCGGACAGTTCCGTGCCCGGCAGTTCCACGACGATGCGGTTCTCTCCCTGGCGGGCGATATTGGGTTCGCTGACGCCCAGGGGGTTGACCCGGTTATTGATGACGCCCAGGATGCCCTCGATGGTGGCGTCCTTGTCCTCGTCGGCCACGCCGGACAGGTCGGCTTCGTAGACCAGGTGGATGCCGCCCTGTAGGTCGAGGCCGAGCTGAACAGGCTTGCCGAACAGGATGCCGTCGCCCATCGGCAGGACCACCAGCGCCGATAAAATCAGGAGCACCAGGATGGTGATAAGTCCGGGAAGATGTTTTTTCATTCTTTATTCCGAATCCAGATTAAAATCGATATTTTAGTTGGCCACAGTTTACCAGAAAATGGCGGTCTGAGCAGCCGCCGCGATTTCCTATCAGGTTAAAGTTTCGTTATCGTGTCGCCGCTCTCTGTTTAATTATTGTTAAGACCCGTTCGCCCCGCGTTCGATCAACCGGCGAGCGAACTCGATGGCTTCCTCCGGCGTGCTGATCTCCCCGGTGGCCTGCGCTTCTCCGGCGGCGGTGAGAATCGTCCCCATTTCAGGCCCCGGTCTCAAGCCGAGGCGTGATTGTAAATCGGTTCCGGTCAGGAGCCGCGGCGTCCGGGATTTTTCCAGTTGCCGACCGCGTTCGGCCAGAACATAGTTCACTATTGTAACATGTTCACGAAAGTTATCAAGCGACAGCGTCGGGCCGCGGGCGGCCAGGTGGTCGGCCAGGCTGAGATAAAGGGTGGCGACAGCCGCCTCGCCGGTGTCCCGCAGGTAGCGATAGACCGCCTTGGGGGTGGGTAAAATCGCTTCTGGACCCATCTGGTTCGGCCGCATGTGGGACTCCACCATGGCGGCGACGAATTTGGTTTCTTTTTGTGAAAATCGCAGCCGTTTCAGCATTTCCTGCGCCGTCACCGCGCCGCGGCCGGCGTGGCCGTAGAAGCGGACGCGGCCGTTGGGCGCCAGGACCTTGGTCTCCGGTTTGGCGATGTCATGGATGAGCGCGGCCAAACGGGTGAGGGCCAGCCGGGTGGTGCCGCCGTTCAGCGGGGATTCGAAATATGCGGCGGTCGATGCATCCCAGGGGATGATGCTTTTCGCTTCAGGCATAGCGTATGACCAGTCACCTCGTCGTAATACCCAGTCCAGAGAGGATACCGTTTTAAGCTGGTGACCCAGTACGTCCCAGGTGTGTTCTTTAGGTTGATCGACGCCTCGCGACGGCTCCAGTTCCGGGAATATCCGGGTCAGGAGGGAGAGCCGGTCAAGGTACTCGAATACGGCGCCCGTCGAGGGCAGGGAAAGCAGTCTCACCAGTTCTTCCCGGGTTCTTTCGCCGGCGACATTTGCGACCGATTCGGCGTCGGCGGTGATGGCAACCTCGGTGGCCGGTTCGATGGTAAATCGGAGTTCGGCGGCCAGTCTCACCGCCCGGAGTAGGCGTGCCGGGTCCTTTTGGAAAACATCGGGAGAGACGGCGCGGATGAGTCGCTTTTCCAGGTCTCGCATCCCACCCCTGGGATCTATTACCGGCAGTTCCCCTGTCGCGATGTCGAAATTTTCGAGCGGGCAGGCCAAAGCGTCGATGGTGAAGTCCCGCCGGGCGAGGTCCTCTTCCATAGTACCCCAGGCATCGCCGATATCCACCTGGCTGAAGGCGCCGCCGGCCGGGAGGGTGATGCGGAACATGCCGGCTCCCTCGTCCAGCGCGAAACAGGCGCTGCCGAGCTTGTCCGCCAGGTCGGTTATTAGGGAGGCGGTATCGCCGGATACGGCGACATCCAGATCGCACACCGGTAATTTGAGCAAAGTATCGCGGATGAATCCGCCGGCGATGAACGCCTTGACGCCTTTGGTATGAATCACCGCCGCAATGGCGGCAATGACAGCCCGCTGGCCGGGATCGTTTACGCTGATGAACGAGGGTGTTGTATCTGCCATGACGAATGCTCTAACTATACAAGCATCGGCGGGGTGGGGCAAGGGTCTTCGGATTAATTCACGTATTTCGTGTCTCTCCTTTTCGTAAAGAGCCTGTCCTGAGCGAAGTCGAAGGAGAGACTAAGAGGGATTTCGTCTCTGCCGTGCCCGCCAGGTTAAATCAGACTTAGTCCAGACCCAGTGGATCGACATCGATACCGATCCCCGCGGGGAGTCCGGCGGTTGAAAGGAATTCGGATACGCCGCAGCCTTTCACCATCACCTGCCAGCGGTAACGGCCGCCGCGCCGCGGCACGAAAGCTGGCGCCGGGCCGAGAAAATCGATGCCGGTCAGACCCCGGGCATCCCGCTCCAGGGTCAATTTATTTTTCAAGGTGGCGGCTACGGCGCGGCCTGTGCCTTCATCGACATGTTGAATCGTCAGCACGGCCAGTTCACCGAAAGGCGGGTAGCCCAGCGTTCGCCGGAATTTGATCTCCTGTTGAAAGAAACTCGGGTAGTCATGTTTGACGGCGGCGATGACGGCGTAATGCTCCGGCTGGTAGCTTTGCACCACCACCCGGCCGGGGAATTCGCCGCGCCCGGCCCGTCCGGCTACCTGGGCCAGCAACTGGAAAGTGCGTTCACCGGCGCGGAAATCCGGTAGATTGAGCGCCGTATCGGCGTTGATCACGCCCACGAGCCCGACCCGGGGCAGATCCAGCCCGCGCGCCACCACCTGGGTGCCGATAAGGATATCTGCCCGTCCGGCGCGGAAATCGTCGAAGATCTGGTATCCGGCATCCTTGCCGCGAGTGGCGTCGGAATCCCAGCGCAGGATACGGGCTTCCGGGAATTCCCGCTGTGTCTCCTCCTCCAGTTTCTGGGTACCCAGGCCCAGGTACTTGATGCGGCGGCTGTGGCATACCGGGCAGATCTCCGGCACCCGGTAACCGGCGTTGCAATGATGGCAGACCAGCCGCTTCTCAACCGGGTGATAACCCAGCGGCAGCAGGCAGTTGCGGCATTTGAGCACCTCGCCGCAATCACGGCACTGGATGAAGGTGGCGCCGCCGCGGCGGTTGTAAAACAGGATGACCTGTTCCCTGTTCCTGAGGGCATCCGTGATTTCAGCCCGCAGCTTACGGCTGAAGATGGAGAGGTTGCCGCTTTTAAGTTCTTCCCGGAGATCGATCAGGGTGACCGCCGGCAGCGCTGCTCCGGGGTGGGGGGTGAGGCGGTCCGGTAGTTCCAACAGGGTGACTGTTCCGGTGGACACCTTATGATAGCTTTCGATATCCGGTGTCGCCGAACCCAGCAGCAAGGCGGCGCCTGACTCAGTCGCCAGACGTTCAGCGACGGTGCGGGCATGATACAGGGGAGGAGTGTCCTGCTGTTTGTAGGCCCACTCGTGTTCTTCGTCCATTACGATAAGGCCTAGTTGACTCACGGGGGCGAACAGGGCGCTCCTGGGGCCGATTACGATGTCGAAGACCCCTTCGGCGATAGCCCGCCACTGGTCGAAACGTTCGCCCAGGGACAGTTTGCTGTGCAAGACCGCCACACGGCCGGGGAATCGGGCGGTGAAGCGTTCTATGATCTGGTGGGTGAGGGCGATCTCCGGCACCAAGACGATGATCTGTTTCCCTTCTTTCAAGGCATGGGCGGTGGCGTGAAGATAGACCTCCGTTTTACCAGAGCCGGTCACCCCGTGCAACAAAAACGCGGGCGTTTTGCCGGGCATTGCCGTATCGATGCCTCGGATGACAGCTTCGACGGCGGTGGTTTGGGCGGGGGTTAGGGTGGGGGGCAGCGGCAGTTCCATCGCGGCGGGCAGGCGTGGGGCGCGCCGGGATTCTTCTTTGACGGTTTCGATCAGGCCTTTCCGGGTCAAGGCAGCCAGCGCCTCGGAAATATCGCCGATCTCATCGCGCAGTGCGGCGGCGGTGTTGTTGCCGCGGGAGTTGATCAATTGAGACAAGATTGATGCCTGTTTAGGGGCTTTCGCCATCAGTTTCCCGGCGATTGCCTGCGCGGCATCGAAATCGATGATAAGGCGGACCACTGTTTCCAACCGGGGTTTGATCTTGAGTGGCTGAAGCCGGTAGCGCCGGTCGATTAGATTGTTATCGAGGAGGTGCCGCAGCGCATTGCGCGCCGCCGTTTTTCCGAAGCGTTTTTCCAGCGTTTTTTGTTCGACGGTATCGTCAAGCCTGATGTCTTCTATGATGGCGCACTCGGTCGGGGATAGGGCGACATCGCAAGGGAGTTCTGTGGTTTTGAAGATGGCTTCCGCCTTTCGTTCGAAACCGGGAGGCAGCCACAGCGCCAGCGAGGGGAATAACGGCGCCAGGTAATGGCGGCTGATAAACAGACCCGTCGCCATTTGCGCCGGGGTGAGACAGACGAGAGGATCGGTGACTCCGGCCAGGAGGCGCGTCTCGGCGAAGCGGGGGATATCGCCTACTTCCACCACAATGCCCTGGAGAGTCTTCGGCCCGAAGGGTACCAGCACAGCCTGACCCGGCCGGATATTCAACCCGGCCGGTATTTCGTAGCTGTAAGAGTTACGACCGGCGGCCGGTGAATTGACACTGACCTCGGCGTAGCGCAAGCGTTTTCTCGCTGCTTCTATTCGGTGGCTTTAGGTTCGCGCTGTTCCTTGATGCGGGCGGCCTTGCCGGACAATCCGCGCAGGTAGTATAGCTTGGCGCGGCGGACCCGGCCGCGGCGAACCACTTCGATCTTATCGACCAGCGGAGAGGCGAAGGGGAAAACGCGCTCTACGCCCACGCCGTAGGTGACACGGCGCACGGTGAAATTGCCGCCGTCTCCGCCGTTACGGGTACGCAGCACAACACCCTGGAACATCTGGATGCGTTCTTTTTCGCCTTCGACGATCCTGACATGTACTTTAACGGTATCACCCGGGTTTACCTCGGGGAAATCGGTTTTGACCGCCGCCGGTACCAACTCTGAAACTTTCATATGGGACTCCTTGTCATACCGCGCCGGGTCAACACCCGCCGGAAAAATCAGCAATGTTACAGACTGAATAGTAAATCACAAAAGGGCATTGAATAGCAAGTCGGGCTTAATCGGTGCCGCTTTCGCCGCTATCGAATTCGGCTTTTAGCTCGATCAACGTCTTCCGGTCGGTTTTCGACAATTCTGCTATATCCAATAACTCCGGTCGTATCGCCAGGGTGCGTTTCAATGATTCCCGCCGCCGCCAGCGGGCGATCTCGGCGTGGTTTCCGGAAAGCAGCACCGGGGGCACCGCCATGCCGCGGAATTCCGGCGGGCGGGTATAGTGGGGATATTCCAACAGTCCCTGGCTGTGGGACTCATCGACTTGGGATTCGCTCGAACCCAGGACGCCGGGCAGCAGGCGCGCCACGGTGTCGGTCAACACCATGGCGGGCAGTTCTCCGCCGGAAAGGACATAATCGCCGATGCTTATCTCATCGTCGATGATCGCCCGCAACCGCTCATCGATGCCCTCGTAATGCCCGGCGATGAGGATGAGGCGCGGCTTTTGCGCCAGTTCGGCGGCGATGGCTTGGGTGAACAATCGACCCGCGGGTGAGAGCAGGATGACTGGAGCCCTGGCATCGTCCAAAGCCTGCACGGTCTCGACGGCCTCGAACACCGGCTCCGGCTTCAAGACCATGCCAGCACCGCCGCCGTAGGGCGTGTCATCGACGACATGATGGCGATCATGGGTGTAATCCCGGATGTTGTGGAGCTGCATATCGAGCAGGCCGCGGTCGATAGCCCTCTTCAGGATACTGGAACCGAACGGTCCGGCGAACATCTCCGGGAACAGGGTCAATATATCGATGCGCATCGGCTGATTTTAACATAAACGCAACCCGGAAGGCGTCCCTGTTCAGTCCGGGATCCATCGACCAAGGGTATTGCTACCTGAATCGGGCGAAATCTGGAGTTTTGAAGAGCCTGGGTGAGAGGCTGAAATACTATTGACAGGATTTACTGGCTGTAACAATGTCGCAGACCGCCGCTGGGCGCGGTTAACCTGTCTTGACCTAACCCGTATTTGAGAGTATATTGAAAATGTGAGTACCGGTACTAGTACTCGCAAGGATCGAAATAACGAAAAAGGAGGATGAATGGTAGAAAGGCAAGCCGTTCTTGGGATTTGGCTCTTTCCTCAGGCACACTCCTCGCTCGGAGATGGAAAATCCTAGGTGATGTCCATAGCGGGGAGTCAGAACGAAGGTTCTTGAGCTTTCCATAGGCTGGGTTGAAATCCATCTGGTCGTATGATCAGGACGGGAAAGTAAAGAGCGAAGCAGCACTAGAGGACCAAAAAGGATCCCAGGTAACGAGAAAAGAATAAGGTTTACCAAGGTTTACACGGGCGGGTGCCGATAGCGGACTAGCTAGGCACCCGCCCTTATTTTTATATCATCGCCGACCCGGGTGCTGCACAGGGCCGCGGCACTGCCGCCTTTCAAGGCGATCTCCAGGTATCCCGCGGAACCGATGACAGCCATCAGGCCGCTGCCGTCCGCGTAAGCGTGTTTCAAGCCCTGTACCAAATGGCCGCCGAGATCGATGCGCAGGTTGGTCCCGGCTGGGAGGTCTTCGGGGCGAACGTCGGTGATGACGTTGCCGAAGTTGTCGATGTGCAGGACGTGGCCGGTCACCCCGCCGCCCGCGAGAACTTCCGGCTGGGGCAGCTTCAGCATGTTCAACCGGTTGACCGTTTCGCCGAAGGCGTTTATCTGAAACCCCTGGGACAGGAGCGCCGCCACAGGGGCCATGATGTCCCGGCCGTGGAAGGTGTCCGATACCGGCTGGCGGAAGAAACGGCTGTTGGTGACTTCCACGGCATGCGCCTCCGGGTTCAGTTTGACCTGGCGGAGGCCGCCGCTGGCTTCGACGAAATCGCCCGAGGCATACTCCTGGATCGCGTAGGAGAGCACACCGTTGTCCGGCCCCACAAAGGTCCCTGACGGCGTCCGGAGAATGACGATACGCCGGGTGGTGCCGACGCCGGGGTCCACCACCACCAGGTGAATGGCGGAACGGGGGAAGTAAGGATAGACGGTGGATAGGACGAAAGCCGCCTGAAACACATTTTGGGGCGGGATTTCATGGCTGATATCTACCAGCAGGGCCTCCGGGTTGGTGTCCAGGATGACGCCCTTCATGGCGGCGACATAGCCGCCGGCGACGCCGAAGTCCGTGGTCAGGGTGATGACGGAGTTCATTTCGCCCCCGTTCGACAATCGTTCGGGATACTAGATTATCAGCAGCACCCAGATGGACACCAGGACGAACATGATCACCAGTGCGATGGTCAACTGGAAGAGCGATTTCTCGATGCCGCGCTTGGTGCGGAAGACCGTGTCCGACTGGCCGAATATGCCGCCCAGGCCGCCGCCCCGCACCTGCAGCAGGGTCGAAAGGCCGAGGGTCACGGCGATGATGATCTGGGCGATAAGTAAAAAGGTGAGCATTGTTTTAACCTTCCTTGA encodes:
- the secG gene encoding preprotein translocase subunit SecG; translation: MLTFLLIAQIIIAVTLGLSTLLQVRGGGLGGIFGQSDTVFRTKRGIEKSLFQLTIALVIMFVLVSIWVLLII
- a CDS encoding SAM-dependent chlorinase/fluorinase, which codes for MNSVITLTTDFGVAGGYVAAMKGVILDTNPEALLVDISHEIPPQNVFQAAFVLSTVYPYFPRSAIHLVVVDPGVGTTRRIVILRTPSGTFVGPDNGVLSYAIQEYASGDFVEASGGLRQVKLNPEAHAVEVTNSRFFRQPVSDTFHGRDIMAPVAALLSQGFQINAFGETVNRLNMLKLPQPEVLAGGGVTGHVLHIDNFGNVITDVRPEDLPAGTNLRIDLGGHLVQGLKHAYADGSGLMAVIGSAGYLEIALKGGSAAALCSTRVGDDIKIRAGA